DNA from Cotesia glomerata isolate CgM1 linkage group LG10, MPM_Cglom_v2.3, whole genome shotgun sequence:
tttatcattttttaatttaaagtttttgtaccaagaaatttattaattagaatttaatcaAACAAACTTACCGTTCTTCCCTCGCCTTTACATTTACTTTTCTTAGCTTCTGCAATGGCAACGATTACCGCAACgacaattaaaaaagttacaatatgtttcatatttaaatttttcaagctaAAAATCTCGATTGATTTTGAGCAAGTTACTAAAGAATTTTACAATTGTTATGCATTTTTTACCCTTTCATACTAATTATCTCACTGgtattgaaaattgaaaatattattataattgcatttttaaataaagtacaACAGactagataattatttaagatattatcacaaatgtataaacaaaaaaaaacagataAGTTTCCATTGTAAtcatgtttattaaaaataaaaatattgcgtgtgtattattaaataatcggatttaaaaaaaaagcgatGATGTATATGAGATACTTTCCGTGTTAtcacaacttttttttcctcataGAAATAAACTTACTCATTTATTTATCCGGATACACTATTTACATCATACATGTTAGttcttgtaaaatttataaactgataaaaaaataaacttgattcaagagaaaaaatcttgaactaaatacattttaaagaattttattggtttaaatcaagcagaaaaattcatcaatcaaataaaatttagttgaaccaagaaaaattcttgataatagtattttttttttttttagtgtattatagtataattaataaaatatttaaaattttccagcTGAAGTAAACGGCAAAATTGGGGTTGAAAAGGACAAAAAGGAAGAATATGAAGAAGTGGACGCGATCCAAGAGGCTATGGGGGCGATGGGACGATGGCAAATCCTTGTTTGCATCGCTATTTCCCTGGTGAAATTCCCCGTGGCATGGCATCAACTTGCCATTGTATTTATGGCGCCACACACCCAGCAATTTAATTGCACAAGTCCAGCATATTCATCAGCCAAAGATCAGTGCATTGTAAACGTAAATGGTAGTCATGTCGAGTGTCAGTCTTGGGAGTTCGACAGAAGTATATTTCCCGAAACGATAATCTCTCAggtaattatcaaataattgcTAATTGCATCTttgattttacttttattttcaaccattgataaattttttttttgcagtggAATTTGGTTTGTAATCGGTCCCATTATGCAAACATTCAACAGTCGATACTCATGTTTGGAATACTGTTGGGGAATATAACTTTTGGCAGTTTAGCCGacaggtaatttttatttaattattattaattaaaaaaaatgtttcaaatgaaattaaatttgttccTTAGATTTGGCAGAAAAATTCCATTGATGATATCGGTGATACTTCAACTGGTGTCAGGAATCGGTTGTGCAATAGTACCGTGGTTTCCAGCCCTCCTGTTCTTGAAATTATTGGCAGCGATGGCTACTGGAGGGACGATGGTTACGAGTTATGTAATATGTATGGAAATAGTCGGTACCAAATGGCGAGCAGCTATAACAGTACTCTATCAAATACCTTTCAGTTTGGGACACATGTCATTAGCTGGAATAGCATACTTGTTCCGTCACTGGCAGCATTTGCAATTAGCCATATCATTGCCGTCAATAATACTCTTAAGTTACTGGTGGATTGTTCCTGAGTCACCGAGATGGCTTTTGGCCGTCGGAAAACAGAAAGCTGCatgcaaaatacttaaaaaagcAGCTAAAGTTAACAAAGTTGCTGATAAAGATATTCCGGAATTGGTGCGAAAACATTATTTGCATCAAGTGAGTATCTATTTATAACGTTTTCATATTATAAacgttataaaaattttttaacatgaaaatttaattataattaaatattttttcaattaactgtaaatatttttagtttagacttttaatcaaaaaatttctcttataaattctgataaataatctaaaaattaaatttacaatttttataaataaaaatcttcaattgatttttattttttattaaaagttatgatatatttttttttactcagaactattgattgaaattaatggaagttaatttttagttttaaaaataattcatgatTAACTTTTCTAGAATTCAAGAAAATCGGCTTCGGATCACTCGGCGTCAATAATTGACTTATTCAGAACGCCGAACATGAGAATAAAATCATTAGCAATATTTTTCAAC
Protein-coding regions in this window:
- the LOC123272442 gene encoding organic cation transporter protein-like, which translates into the protein MKDIPTNGYAEVNGKIGVEKDKKEEYEEVDAIQEAMGAMGRWQILVCIAISLVKFPVAWHQLAIVFMAPHTQQFNCTSPAYSSAKDQCIVNVNGSHVECQSWEFDRSIFPETIISQWNLVCNRSHYANIQQSILMFGILLGNITFGSLADRFGRKIPLMISVILQLVSGIGCAIVPWFPALLFLKLLAAMATGGTMVTSYVICMEIVGTKWRAAITVLYQIPFSLGHMSLAGIAYLFRHWQHLQLAISLPSIILLSYWWIVPESPRWLLAVGKQKAACKILKKAAKVNKVADKDIPELVRKHYLHQNSRKSASDHSASIIDLFRTPNMRIKSLAIFFNWAVCGMGLFGMTQYIGQVGGDIFVNFAVSGATQIPGNFVAWWVMNKLGRKITLMTSHITAGVAALLLITVPQNLAWLRLILACFGIVGMSVSFTTVYLFSGELFPTVVRNIGVGTSSMCARIGSMVAPFVVSLSLVRGFLPPLIFGTFPLIGAVLALFLPETNGCQLPETLQDGEDFGKKIKKSLKLKESEAEIAL